From Bacteroidota bacterium:
TCTGTTGAGCCAATTGAGGTTGGAAAAGATAAGGTGATTGTGAAAAAGCAAATAGAGCAAATAATAAATCGGTCTGTGCAACCCGAAGCACTTGTAATTAGAACACTTCCAAATACGAAGGAAAAATTGACAAAGAATTATAGCAATACGAATCCGCCTTATTTACATCCGGAAGTTTGCGAATTTTTGGTAGAATGCGGTATAAAACATTTGTTGATAGACTTACCCTCTGTTGATGCGGAAGTAGATGGAGGAAAATTGCTTGCACACAGGGCATTTTGGCAATATCCCCAAAATACACGAGTAAACTGTACTATTTCTGAGTTGATTTTTGTACCGGAAAATATACCGGATGGAATTTATTTATTGAATATTCAGATTACTTCTATTGAGAGCGATGCATCTCCATCAAAACCTGTTTTGTATAAATTAGACAAGGTATTTTGAACGTAGAATTTTAATGTGGTGCTCTGTATGTCCTGCAATCATGTATAATAGAGCTCTTACTGAAGCTTGCTTACCATCGGCAGTTCCTTTTTTTTCTAAATCAAGATTGTCGAAGGTTTTAAAAAGTGCGATGTTAGCGCCTCTTACATAGCTAAATTCGTGCGCTAAATCGTACAAACTTCTTCTAGAAAAATTTCCATTCTTAACGTACATATCACTGTCAAATCCGGGCAAAATACTTTCATCTCCTCTTACATAGCGCAATACACGATAGCCTACAACTCTTTCGGTATCTATTATGTGCCCAATTACTTCCTTTATTGTCCATTTGCCGGGAGCATAGGAATGGTCTTCCATATCTTCATCTACGCTTGATAATACAGCTCGAATAGAAAGCGTTTGCTCTTCCAAAACTTTAATTACGTTGTCTCCGTTAACTAAAGAAATATACTGCTCGTAACTTGTAGGGTACTCGGAAGCTTGCGGACGACTCATGACAATGGTTTTACAGATTAGTTAAATGGTAGACAAGCTGTACTGTATCAATAATGCTAAAGCTTAAGCAGTGCCAGATTTTCTAACACCTGCAACTTTCACTTTTCCTGCACTTGTTTTACCTACTTTTGCAACAGACGCTTTCTTTGTTTTTTTAACAGCGTCTTCCTTCCCTGCGGCTAGTGCTTTAGCAGCTTTGTCTGTTTCTTCGCCTGCTTTTTTATCAGCTTCTTTATCTTTTAGTAAATCATTTTTTTGCAAAATGTTATACCAGCCAATAATTTTT
This genomic window contains:
- a CDS encoding cyclase family protein — protein: MESTIKYKNDTYKFDLSQPLDISMSLSNTDANVKAWYVGNPKFEPVVMGNWVGDVNQGGSVNFKNLFINPHGHGTHTECVGHISTENYTINKCLTNYFFIAQLISVEPIEVGKDKVIVKKQIEQIINRSVQPEALVIRTLPNTKEKLTKNYSNTNPPYLHPEVCEFLVECGIKHLLIDLPSVDAEVDGGKLLAHRAFWQYPQNTRVNCTISELIFVPENIPDGIYLLNIQITSIESDASPSKPVLYKLDKVF
- a CDS encoding DinB family protein, producing the protein MSRPQASEYPTSYEQYISLVNGDNVIKVLEEQTLSIRAVLSSVDEDMEDHSYAPGKWTIKEVIGHIIDTERVVGYRVLRYVRGDESILPGFDSDMYVKNGNFSRRSLYDLAHEFSYVRGANIALFKTFDNLDLEKKGTADGKQASVRALLYMIAGHTEHHIKILRSKYLV